In the Malaclemys terrapin pileata isolate rMalTer1 chromosome 12, rMalTer1.hap1, whole genome shotgun sequence genome, one interval contains:
- the LOC128846089 gene encoding olfactory receptor 6N1-like, translated as MADMELGNETAGKEFILLGFGKLPELKSFLFLLFLLIYIVTLAGNILIAALVVADQHLHTPMYFFLGILSCLEICYTSTILPRELASLLTGDRTISVSGCFIQYYFFAGLAAAECYLLSVMSYDRYLAICKPLHYGTVMNGKFCLQLAAGSCIIAFVVVTILICLMSQLTFCGPSKIDHFFCDFTPVVQLSCGDTYLIELVAFCFASIDIFPPFLLTLTSYIYIIVSIIRIPSTTGKQRAFSTCSSHLIVVTTFYGTLIMVYVVPKTHTLRNLNKVFSVFYTVLTPMVNPLIYSLRNKEVKEALKKSLNRFVAFVRIW; from the coding sequence ATGGCAGACATGGAACTAGGAAATGAAACGGCCGGCAaggaattcatcctcctgggatttggaAAACTCCCTGAACTGAAGAGCTTTCTCTTCCTACTCTTTCTACTGATCTACATTGTGACCCTGGCTGGGAACATCCTCATTGCAGCAttagttgtggctgatcagcaccttcatacccccatgtacttcttcctggggattttgtcctgcttggagatctgctacacctccaccatcctgcccagggagctggccagtctcctgactggggacagaaccatttctgtTAGTGGTTGTTTTATACAGTATTATTTCTTTGCTGGCCTGGCAGCTGCAGAATGTTACCTCTTATCtgtgatgtcttatgatcggtatttagcgatATGTAAACCACTGCATTATGGAACTGTTATGAATGGCAAGTTTTGCCTCCAGTTAGCAGCAGGGTCTTGCATCATTGCCTTTGTGGTTGTCACCATATTAATATGTTTGatgtcacaattaactttttgtGGCCCCAGTAAAATTGATCATTTCTTTTGTGACTTCACCCCAGTGGTCCAACTGTCCTGCGGTGATACCTACTTGATAGAACTTGTTGCTTTCTGTTTTGCTTCCATTGATATCTTTCCCCCGTTTCTATTAACCCTGACATCCTATATCTATATCATAGTCAGTATCATAAGAATCCCATCCACTACTGGGAAGCAAAGggcattttccacctgctcctctcacctgaTTGTCGTTACAACCTTCTACGGGACCCTAATCATGGTGTATGTTGTACCAAAAACACATACATTGAGAAACCTGaacaaagtgttctctgtctTCTACACAGTCCTGACTCCAATGGtcaaccccctcatctacagcctgagaaacaaagaggtcaAGGAGGCTTTGAAGAAATCTCTCAATAGATTTGTGGCTTTTGTGAGAATTTGGTGA
- the LOC128846090 gene encoding olfactory receptor 11A1-like: MEERKWGNQTLIREFILLELGNIAEVQVLLFLLFLAIYIVTMAGNILIIALVMANRRLHTPMYFFLWNLSCLETCYSSTILPRMLASMLTGERTISVSGCITQLHFFGFLAATECYLLAAMSYDRYLAICKPLQYAICMNGRNFLWLASGSWISGFLGSTIMTFLVSKLTFCGPNEIDHFFCDFTPMIKLSCSDISLTTLVTLILSSMETLVPFLLTMTSYVCIIVTILRIPSTSGRQKAFSTCSSHLAMVTIFYGTIIIVYVMPKNSTLRELNKVFSVFYTVLTPLANPLIYSLRNREVKEALRKFCTKYLAFSCFNALE, from the coding sequence ATGGAGGAAAGAAAATGGGGAAATCAGACGTTGATCAGAGAATTCATCCTCCTGGAATTGGGGAATATCGCTGAAGTGCAAGTTCTTCTCTTCCTGTTGTTCCTAGCGATCTACATTGTGACCATGGCTGGGAACATTCTGATCATTGCCCTAGTTATGGCTAATCGACGTCTTcatacccccatgtacttcttcctgtggaacttgtcctgcttggagacctgctacagtTCCACAATCCTTCCTAGGATGCTGGCCAGTATGCTGACTGGGGAAAGAACCATTTCTGTTAGCGGCTGCATCACGCAACTTCATTTTTTTGGTTTCCTGGCAGCTACAGAATGTTACCTGCTAGCAGcaatgtcttatgatcggtatcTAGCAATATGCAAACCTCTGCAATATGCCATCTGCATGAATGGTAGGAACTTCCTCTGGCTGGCGTCTGGGTCTTGGATCAGTGGATTTCTGGGCAGTACAATAATGACATTTTTGGTGTCAAAATTAACTTTCTGTGGCCcaaatgaaattgaccatttcttttgcGATTTCACCCCAATGATTaaactctcctgcagtgacaTCAGCCTGACCACCCTGGTGACCCTGATTCTTTCTTCCATGGAAACCCTGGTTCCATTTCTGTTAACCATGACATCCTATGTTTGCATCATAGTGACCATTCTAAGGATCCCTTCCACCAGCgggaggcaaaaggccttttccacctgctcctctcacctcgcCATGGTCACAATTTTTTATGGCACTATAATTATAGTCTATGTGATGCCAAAAAACAGTACACTGAGAGAGCTGAACAAAGTGTTCTCCGTCTTCTACACTGTCCTGACTCCCCTGGccaaccccctcatctacagcctgagaaacagagaggtcaaggaggCCCTGAGAAAATTTTGCACTAAGTATCTTGCATTCTCATGTTTTAATGCATTGGAATAA